A window of Candidatus Dependentiae bacterium genomic DNA:
TCTTGCAGGGTCAGTTGTTCTTTGCATGCCTTAACTTTAAAGACAGCAATGGATTCATAGCTTTTCCCTGTACAATACTCATGATAACACATATAAAATTCAAATTGCAATAGTTTTTTTAATATGATTAGGGATATATCTAAGGACCCTTCGACAAGGCTCCCTCCTACGCTAAGGCTTCGGCGGACAGGCAGGGAAGACGGCCCTACTTCGCTTTTTAAGCTTCGAAGGGCAGGCAGGGGTGAAATCTATAGTTTTTTTGAATGTTTTTTGAAAAATTGAGTAATTTTTTCTTTGGTAATCTTTGAATCGGCAATCTTCATTGTCATATCATAGAGTTCATCAAATGGAGCATCTATGATTATTCCATTAAGTTCAAGAAAAGTAAGTGCTGTGAGTAATCCTATACGTTTATTGCCATCTATGAAAGGATGATTCTTGATAAGATGATAACAATATGCTGTGGCCATTTCAAAAATATCTTTATATGCATATTCGCTAAAGATTGTTATTTGGGGTTGTGCAAGGGCTGAATCTAAAAGTTTTGAATCACGTAAGCCATGAATGCCACCAAATTCATCAATGACTTGGCAATGAAGCCTTAAAACAGCTTTATGTTCAAGAAATTTTACAGCGTTCATGGTTTAGCAAGCTTTTTAAATACAGAAGCGTACTTTTTCATGATTTTTTTTGCTACTTCGTCGATTTTTTCATCTTTTGATTTTGTTTTTTTTTCAGGTTTTTCGATAGGTTTTATTATGAGAGTGCCGTTTTTAATGGAAAGTTCTAATTCGGTTTTTTGATTAATTTTTAATTTTTTTAACAGTGATTGATCTATAATCAATGCTAAATTGTCGCCATGTTTAGTAAGTGTTTTTGTCATGATAGATGTTCCTTCTATTAATTATCATGCGTACTAGCATACAGCAATTTTTAACGTAAAATAATATAGTCAATTACATTGATCCGCCGAACTTAATCCATCCACCCCAGGTGCTGAGTGCACCATTCTTTTGTGGAAATTCTACAAACCATCCGGCAGCAAGAAGCGCATCGTAATTGCAGCCAAAGCCTTGCAGGGTGAATGATCCATAAGCTTTGTGGTTCAATACGCTGAAACCTGATGCAGAATAAAAATCAAAATCGCACAATGTCACTGGTGTAAACACAGCATCATCAGGTGCTTGTCGAGCAATAGTACTGAGGTTGGCAGTTTTATTGATAGCAGATCCTGCAATACCAAAATCAGCTTCAAATGATTCTGCATTATCAAAAATGAGTTCTTCTTGTCCATGCCCCCAAATGCCGTAACCTATCTCTGCTTCAAGCCATTGGTTAACCGAAAGTCGGAATCCTGCTGCAAAATCTATCATGTTAAATGGTTTGACGCGCACTTTGCGTGTCATAACGTTAACACCAGGCACATTTTGTTCATTTGGGCATCGTGTATTAAATTGTACAAATCTACTGAGCAGTTTTTCTTCGCGTTTGGTTGGTGTGCAACAATCGTCTCCTTGTTCTCGGCCTATAAGTCCCATGGTTCTGCATTGGTCATCGCGCACCAAAAACACATCATCAAGATGGGTGAAAAAGCAGAATGCAAAACGTTCGATATCTCTGTTGAGTAAAATATTAAAACCAACACCAGCGTTAATACCAACATGGCCATTATACCCCGTGACAGCATCAAATAAATACTCAGCGTTTTGTTTTCTACCCGTCGGAAATATAATGCTTGAGTAATAATAAATTTGATGACCATTAACTTCCGAGCGATATGTTTTGCCCATGCGCAAGATTATTGCAGCTAATTCAAAGCGTGAGCGGCAGTTTACGATTTTGCCAAATTTCCAAGCAGGTTGTTTAAAAGCTTCAACAATATCGTGTGGTGCATCGGGATTAGTGCTCGTTCCAAGCTGGACATCGTATTGGCAGAGGTTCATACGGTTTCTGACAAACACGAGTGGAAGTTGTATATCAATCCATGAATCTTGAAAGAATGAAATGTCGGTAAAATTTTTAAGGTCTTGATTATACTCGGGCATAATTGCCCATTGCAATTGAGAAGGGCTTACGGTGAATCTGCCACTGAAATTAGAAGGTAGTCCTAACCATTCTGCACGAATGTCGCGGCACTCAGCGCCGGTGTCTATTGCATCACCAGCAACAAGAAGTTGCGTTTTGAAATCAGTCAAAAAATATTCTGTTACGCGATGGTCGCCACGTGAATGTTGATAGGCGCCAGTGATTTGTATGCTGCTGAGACTTTTGCCATTCTTGTTATTATAAAAGTTATGCCAACCAGCTTGCTCGGTGACGACATTGGCAAATATGGGACGATTTGCCATAAACGATCGTCCGGTTACTTTTTGAAACGATCTTGGTATGAGTTCTTCTTGGAACGATTCATAGCGGGCAGATAATGTGCCTGCAACGATCAACAGAGGTATAATCAGTAATAAAAATTTTTTCATGCGCTACATCCTTAATTTACATCTCTTAATTTGCTCTTTAGCTTAGGATAGCTTTTCCATAAACTCAAGCGATTTTCTTTTTCAAAATGGAAGTGTAAAGACATTTGACCTTGTATCTTGAAAAATAAATTCACTACAAAGTTTCGTAATCATTTCGCAATGGTTTCGTAATCATTTCGCAATGGTTTCATAATCCTAGTCACTATCAGACAGCGCCCAAATAGTAGATTTGGTTTTACCTATAGACTTGATTAAGCCCATCTTCTTAAGCTTTGCAAGTTCCAGCTGTGTTGTCCTATCTGTTAAGGCTATACTCATTCTTTTCATGATCTGAGGCATTTTAAGCGGCCCTTGCTGTAAAGCTTCGATGATCTCTTTTTGTCGATCAGTCAGTTTATCAAGATCAGTGCTTTGTTTATAAATAATAGTAGGCATTGGTTCTTTGAGGGGCAATGTTACCGAAAAACTACCGCCAATTTCTTCATAAATGGGCAATGGGTTGCCAGCGTTTTTTGAATCTTC
This region includes:
- a CDS encoding type II toxin-antitoxin system death-on-curing family toxin, with product MNAVKFLEHKAVLRLHCQVIDEFGGIHGLRDSKLLDSALAQPQITIFSEYAYKDIFEMATAYCYHLIKNHPFIDGNKRIGLLTALTFLELNGIIIDAPFDELYDMTMKIADSKITKEKITQFFKKHSKKL